ACGACGGTAGGATTAGTGTCCCCATGACCCGTGTCTTCTCCCAGGTGTGCTGGGACTGGCAAAGCAGAAATAGGACTTGAGGCAACAGAGTGCCAGATGGGCTCTGCAGAAGGGCAGATCCCTTCCCAGCTATACGTGGCAGTGCTAGGTCACAGATGTCCTGCTAAATCAGCCCTTGCACTTTCTTATCACTGTGCCTGCTGTAGCCTTGAATAACAGGGACCGATGTCTGTGGCAAACATGCCTTTGCCTGCCACAGGCACTGACACCTCTTCAGACCTCGGTTCTTTTTGGGTCCCTGATGCATGCCAGCGGTGCACAGCTgggcccctgggcaggagctcgTCCTCAAAGCACCCAAGCCCATAGGATTGACAGGACTCCGAGCCTTTGCGCTGGCTAGTGATTAAATCAACTTCACTCTCACTTCCCGTATTTCACTTCTACCTCCTGTTTGGCaatattttggggagggggatgtTTTAATTTTCCCCTGTCAGTCCTGGGGGCGGCTGAGTTAGCATGGGAGCAAAGACGAGCAAGTATTTGGCACTATGACCCAGGGCAGGTCTCCTCAGTTGCAAGGACACCTGGGTGTTGCTTCTTTCATGATTACATTTGctttcataggatgatttttagcTTATCAGCTTTGGATAGCAAAGTTCATGCTTTGTGGCCAGCCAGAAGTGCATCAGGAAGTGAGAAAGGAGGGGAGATGAACTGCAGCTTGACAGACGTAGAACCAGCAATGGCGCAGTAGGGGACGGCTGTGATTTGGATGAGCAAGTAGCCAAAGAACCCAGCTGGCTCTGTTTTGATTCAAGCTGCTTGCGGTTTTGGTGCCTGGATTGAGACCTCTGGAGTGACAGTGATCACTAGCCAGCAAGCCCGTGTGCACCCTTGGTTCTCCACCAGCAGAGAGGTAAGCGAGACGGAAACATCTGGAGAGCTGGATGGTCTGGGCGCACTGGGCACTGGTCCCCGCCAGCTGCTGCACGTGTGCTGCCGGACCGGACCACAGGGCACTGGGAAACTCTCTACACCTCTTCAGTTGCCTAGTGAACCTGGAGGTGCAAGGCAAATCTCAGTATTTATTCAAATAGAGGTTTTCTTTGGGACCCTATGATACTAAAAGCACGGGCAGCCTGTAGAGCTTACTTGCCAAGGTGCCCACAATGGAAGTCCTCTTCCACGGGGCCCTCAGGAGATGATGGGGGGTGACACCTCTAGGGAGTAGGCAGTAGCAGTGTGATCAGACCTTGTGAATTAAATACAGAGGTCTCAGCTTTGATGTCATGTATCTCTCATTAAAAACAAGCCATCCTAAGTCTTGAATGTCTTCACGGTTCTAATCATCACAATAATCTCATTTCTTGTttagaaaaaaggtgaaaagtgGGACTTAAATGTCACCTACAGCAAGTAAAAAGCATCcacatttatgaaaaaatataccTTTGATTTCTGAAGCaaagttgggtggtttttttaaggtttggtgtgctcttttttacttcctctTGGTTTCAGATTTACTAAGCGAGCTTGTGCAGTTTGCGTTTTCAGCTGCGCTGCTCTGCACCCCAATGCCACATTCTCTGTCTGCGTGCCCAGGGCAGCCCCAAAGCGCTCCAGGGTTTAAATGACAAGTCACTCTCGGAAACACTGATCCTACGGTGTGCTTGGCAAGATTTTTCTAGCTgtctttttccacctcttttcTCAGCCCCATGCATAACGCTGTGTCCCACCACGCTGTGGTCCTTCATCATTTTTGCAGTGCTAGGAAGGCAGTGGCTATTGGTGAGATAGTGTCAGGAGAGAAGATGCCCAGGACCAGGCAGCGAGATGCCAGGCATACATCTCATCTCAGGGCATGCCTGCCTATTCCAGCCCCTGTATGTAAGTACAGCTAGGGTTTCCCacctcccaaaagaaaaaaactcaaaatccCCATGGGTTTTGCATGTCCTGTGGGGACTCCTTGCCTAGCAGCTGTTTTGCTGCCTCCAGCAAGAGGTGCCCACCCTGGGCCCAACCTCTGGCTCATCTCAGTCCGGCACCCCACGCCAGCCAGGGCCCTGGGCAGCTCCCGAGCGCTTGGGGGAGGCACGTGGCTGTCGCCCGAGTGGGGTGGTCAcaggaggggtgggaggggaggacagTGCATTCTTTTCAACTGTTTTTTTGAAACATCCTTGCCCATCCTCCAGCGTCACATTCTCCTCCCccctcacacagccacagcagcCAACGTTGCCCCCATCTTACACTTTTACTAGCACCTCTTCCTCCCTCACCggtgttttcccttccttctagtttctgcagctcctcctcccctgcagcggTTGCtcatagtgtgtgtgtgtgtgcacacgtgtcaTGTCTACGTCAttccccctgtcccctctcccagaGCAAGAATACTAGCAACAAATTCATTTTCcacctgaaaacagaaagaagtatCTGCCTAGGTAGCATCTGTGGTCTGAATTGCTTTTTTCTGTCCCTGCTGGAGAAAAGGCCATGGTCTGGGCAGATGGCCTTCAGGGGCTCATATTGATCTTCAccgagaggtaaaaagaggcttCCTCCACTTACTGGGCCACATCAGATCAGTCACCAAACAGAAAGTTCCTTCAGGATTTCAGGACAGCATCTCAttgtgaggaggaggatgattCAGCTGTGGTACCATTGCCTCCTTACACAGGTGATGACTTGAGACCTCTCAGCAGCTGTTGCGTAGAGCAATGAGTACTTGAGGTTCTTTTAAAGGCAGCCACAAAGAACATGGCCTGTGGCTCTCAGACATTAACCAACAAGGATAATCCAACCAGTTTCACCTCTTCTGTCTCCCTGCTACCAGCCTGCTTTACCTGTAGCTTTTCTCTTCAGTAAGGGACAGTCAAAACAGTACCTCCAGAGCTCTGCGGAGAAACGCTCCGTTCCCACAGCTTCATCTTTCCAAAGACCATGCATGTACGCATCTCATTTCATGTCTCTGAGATCTTGATTACAGTATCTGTTACGTCAAATTTGAGACTATCAGCTTAGCTTCAATAACACCACTGTTAGTGGATTATTGCTTCTGTGTTTCCATccagtcagcaaaaaaaaatcctctcaaaaaaccccaatctaTTTTCCACTCTCAGTGATCTTTGCTGCCAGTTTAGAACTCTGCTGTTTGGTGTGTCGAAGGCTGAAGGGCTAGTATGTAAGGAAAGACcactcacaaaaaaagaaaaggtgatggTGGGAAAAAGGTAAACAGAATTCTTGCACTGGTGTTCATGGCAGCAAAGCCTGGGAGGTTTCCACAGCAGAAACTCTCTTTACAGGGAAATTCATCAAAGGACTGTCTCTGATCAAAACAGTGGTAGGAATGGTTATGGAGCAGCAATATGAACTAAGCAGTGTCTGAAACCACGTGGCTCCTACCCCAGAGTTCCGAAAACAACTAAAGGGTGAAAGACCTGACTAACTGTGGTGTAAAAACGTTTgattaaaactgcttttaaaggcTCACTAGCAGACACAATTTGCGAAAAGGCTCTTGGGGGATTTCAGACCAGGGAGCTTGATGTCTGTGCTGAAGAAATTAGTAGAAGctataataaaggaaaaaaacaattggcATGCAGTCACATCTAATTACTGGGGAAGAGTCATCACAGCTTTTATAAAGAGATGCTGTGCCTCACAGTCCTTCTTTGAAGGAGTCAACAAGCATGTGAATGGTGGCCCATGTGGATTTCCAAAAGGCTTTCAAAAGGGCTCTCACCAATGGTGCTTAAAGAAATTTAGAGAAAAGGTTCCTACCTGGATAAAAAATGCCTAAAAGATAGGACAGAGAATGAGGGTAGATGGTCGGTTTTCTCAGTGGAGTTCTAAGACACCAGTGCTGGGGCTTGGGCTGTTTGACTTATTCATGAGGGatgaataatgaaataacaaaTCTGTTGGAGGCACAAAATTATTCAAGTTAGAGAAGATGAGGGTTGGCTGCAAAGAACTGCAGAGATTAAGATACGTGTGAGTGACGGGCcttaaaataacagctgaaaTTTCATCTAGCTAACTGATGAGAAAAAATCTGAACTGACCATTACCCCTTGCAAATGAGATCCACGCCTACTCAGCTCAGTGCATACATATCATCAACATCGTGTATGTTTTGAGCACCCCACCACAGGGCTCACAAAGGCTGTAGCAGAAGTGGAAAGGTTCTGAGATGGGCAACAAGGACAGAATGGCTCCTCTGCAAGGAACAACTATGAAGACAATGACCCTttagcctcaaaaaaaaaaaaaaatttctgaagcgGAACATCGTAGATGTTTATAAAAGCATCAGTGATAAGGTGAAGGTGAATAGGGATGTTTTCTTCCACTGTCTCTTCCAGTACTAAAACAAGGAACTGAATCTAGCAGGTGGGGACTGAAAAATGAGTACAAGGAAGTGGTTCTTCACCTGAGATGCGATtaagctgtggaactccttgGCATTCCTGGCACTGGATGTTGTAAATGGTAAATGGACTCAAAAAGCAACCGGAAAAAAGTCATGAAAGAAAAATTCCCTGAGGACTACTGAATACAAATAGAtcacctctggctcaggaaatccctGGGCTACAACATGCTGGAGGCAGGAAGAGAACTTGAGGGAGCATAACTACATGATTGCACTGGTCTTACATTATACCTTCACCATTCATGATTTGAGACAGAATATAGTTGTAAGATAGACCACTGATCTCACACAGTATGGACCATGCTTACATATTACATTCTCTAAAGGTGTTTATTGAATACCTCTTGATAAAAATAGCTTGTCTGTGGAGACAAGTCACCTTCACCTGACACCTGGGTACACATGTTAGAGCAGGTCATGGTCTGTCACAGAGCGTCAGTCTCACTCATTTTGTCGTGGTCAAGACAAAGGTCTCACCAGTCTGTTCAGTCTGCAGTCATTGCAAGGTTTCGGCTCTAGCAAAAGCTGGCATATTCTCCTTGAGATTTTTTGAAACATCTAATCATTTCACTTGAAACCAAGAACATTCTTGCACATTTGCCTTGTTTTGCAGGATTATCTTATACTTTAAATTTATGCAAGTCTTCACACAAAGTTTTCATCCATCATTGTCAAAGAAGGGTGAAAGCCACTCAGATGTAGCTTGACAAACCAGTAGAAGTTCCTCTAAGAAAACTGTCTTGGTGGTGGACCTGCCCAACAACACAAAAGCATGGGAAAGTTGATAGCTGTCTACCCTCTCATATTAGACTTCCACTTCCGTTGTTTAACATATTGTTGCCAGAATGAATCTTTTCCTACCTATGAGGTCAGCACATACTTCTTCTGTCTTTAATAGATCCTCCTTCTAGATCTGTGCATTGCCCCACAATACCATCCAGAAGGTCTGACATGTTTGTCATGCCTGTCAAGTTGCCGAGTAGCTTCCTCTTACAGTAATATCAACCTTATGTAAAAATTTCCTCTAGACAGAaaattctattttccttttgagGTAGACCACACTCTTCATGGGCTCTGTGAGGGAGTCCCTATCTAACCCCTACAGCTACAGGGAATTCTGTCATACTTACCAACCCCCACTCCACTGTGACAGCTTTGAGAGCGGATGTCTAGTTttaggatcatagaataattaaggcagtctctagcccaacctcctACTCAAAGCGGGTCAGCTATCAGATCAGATAAGTTTACTCTGGACTTTAGactctggtcttgaaaacctccgaggatggagactccacaacctcttggGGAAACCCTTTGCAATGCCTGACTGTCCtcacagtgaaaacatttttccctatACCCAGTCTGAATATCTATTGCTTCAATTtatgcccactgcctcttgttcCCCTGCCATGCCTCACTGTGAACAGCTAACTCTGTCCTCTTCCAGTAAACCACCTTGCAGGTATGGGGAGGCAGCTATTATatcccctggagccttctcttctccagctgaacaagcccagttccaTCAGCATCTCCTCAtggggcaagtgctccagcccccagatCTTTTTGGTGGCCTTCCACTGGGCTTATTCCAGTTGATCAATGTGTGGCAGGGCAGTGCTACCATTAGTATCTAGAGTGGCTACCAGTCTCCCACCACTTCGGAGTCACAGGTATGTTTTTCCACATCAATCCCATGACTCTTTCTGCTTTACTGTGTGCTCCCTTACCTGggtgtgctgctctgtgtttgtgggACATCGGCTGCTTCATGCTTTATGGTGGTGTAAGCAGGAAAATGATCTGAGGACATCCAATCCAAATAGGCGCCACTGGTCCCATGCAAGAAAGAACACCAAAGGAAGTGTATGAATGTAAGCAACGTAAGGAACTCCAACTAGCTCGGGCTCAGGTTTGTGTGGGTTGTTTCACCTAGGAAAAGGAGCTAGGGTGGAGTCAAGTCTAACTGTAGTATAATTCTTTTTATCTGGATGGATGTACAAAGTCCTGGTTCTCTGATATAAAACAATACtaagcagtttttattttaagttccTTCCAGTCAGCATTTTTCCCTCAAAatgcttcctctcttctttttctttctctctctctctctctctctgttttttctggaGCTGCCTTGACTACTTTCCCTGTGTGCTCTTGTGTCCCTTTCATGTATACATGTGTTCTCAGCAGTGATCAAAGCAACGTGCACTTTCTGGGGCTGAGCGATAAATGATTCTGTACAACAATTACCTTTTCTGCGCTCTGGCTTCTTCTGCCATTTAATTACTCACTTTCCCACTGTCCATTTTTTCTTAGTCTTTTGGTTTCTTTGCGAATTCTTGCAGCAGAAGCCATCATGGTGGAATTTTGGCCTTTCAAGAGATTTCCCCCTCTCACTTAAACTCTTCTGTCTTGGTCTTCCACTCTGACCAGGAATTGTGTGAACTGGCAATGACCCTCCATCGCATCAGCATCCCCATAACCACTGAAAAGAATTGCTGAACTAGAGGCAGAAGCTGATCTAGCTGACGACGTTACCATCCCTGCCAGATGACCACTGACCAGCAATCCAAAGCAGCACCAGTCAAGAGAGAGATGTGCCCATCTACCTCCCAGCTGCAGATGAGGGGAATGACCTGCCCATAGCTTCTTAGAGGGGAATGACTTCTCTCAGTGCTTTTCTTTGTGCCTCCTTAGCCCACCAGCAGGCTCAGCCACCTCAGCAAGACCCTCCCCTGATCCCCGCTGGGCATGTCAGCTTCCAATGTGTCTCAGACATGCAAGGATTACAGCTTcaaccaccacctcctcctgcctggctACATCCTGATATTCATTACAGGTTTGATGCTGAACGTGATGGCCCTGTGGATATTCATCCACTACCTGCGCCTGAAGTCTGTGGTGATGATCTACATGTTCAATCTGGCCGTGAGCGACCTCACCTTCACACTCCCTCTGCCGCTGCGACTCTACTACTATTCCAACCACCACTGGCCCTTTGGTAACACCCCGTGCCAAGTCTCTGGCTCTGTCTTCCAGATCAACATGTATGGTAGCTGCCTATTCCTCATGTGCATCAACCTGGATCGCTATGTTGCCATTGTCCACCCCCTTCGCTGGCGGCATCTGCGGCGCCCCAAGGTGGCCAAGCTCCTTTGCCTGATTGTCTGGGTTGTGATCTTCATGGGCTCCATCCCCACTGCCATAGTCCACAAGCAAAACCACTGTAAGGAACAGAACCAGACTGTTTATCTCTGCTTTGAAAGCTTTAGTGACGACATGTGGCAGAATCACCTCTTCCCCCTAGTTATCCTGGCTGAAATCTTGGGGTTTCTCCTGCCTCTCAGCTCTGTGACATACTGCTCGATTCGGATCTTTCAGGAGCTCTGTCAGAACAGCCAGACAAAGACCCTGCGACAGCAGAAGACCATCCGTCTCCTCTTGGTCAATCTGGTCATTTTCATTATCTGCTTTGTGCCTTACAACACTACCCTGGCAGTTTATGGGATGATAAAGGCCCAGGTCATTAAAGTTGAGCGAGAAACACAGGTCTCCGTGCGCCAAGTGTTAATTATGACAATGCTGTTGGCCAGCATGAACTGCACGCTGGACCCCTTGATCTACTACTTTAGTACTGAGGGTTTCCGCAACACCTTTAAGAAACTGCGGCGGGGACAAGCCTGGGACTCAGATACAGGGATGCTGAAGAATCAGATTGTGGAGAATAAGTCAACCCGAGACCATGCTGTCTCAAAAGTAAAACAGTTCCCAGCTGGAAACTTTATCCGTCCCAATGAATCTTTGCCATCACATCCTACTGCAGTATTTTTGAACGGCCCTATTGAGGACTCGGAAATATGACCACAGAAAGGTCACACCAATTGCAGACTCACCCATTCAATAATTACAGCAAGACTGTGGGAAACAGCTGAGGGTAACTTAGCAACCTGTTTGAGGGAGCACAGCAGAATGTATGTGGGTGAACGTGATGATACAAAGCTGAAGGATGAAAGGTTGTTTTGAATAAACAGAGATGTCTTGGTGACATGGTCCCACCTGACTCTTTTGGTACAGGAAATATAGTGGGGAACAAGGACTTGAAACAAACCTCGTGTGTCTAGGTCTGGTCAGCACAGATTCCTATAGCAAGCCCACCCTGCCTGAGCACCTCCTGGCTGCACGGTAACGTGAAGCAGTCCTGGGGTTAATCAAACCACGGATGCGGTACTCACTGCTGACAGAGTGAATTTAGTGGCAAAGACTGAgggaaactttgttttttttttttaactagatgcTTCAATTTGAGTCTTAAATCCACCTAAATAAGTGTCTTAATTTTCAAAAAGAGTCGAAGCATTTAGCAACCCTTGTTGGGGTCAAGAAGAATAGCTGGGTGTTTAGTACTCTTGCAGAAAATAGGTTCCTAATTGTATAGTAAGTCACAGACCTTAGCAAAACAATCTTTAAGAGGTATGTCAAATGTGCTTGTGcagctgtacacacacacaagcagcaCAATGGCTATACATTTACCTAAAGCAAAATGGCTTGGGAAACACTAGCATACTCAAAAATACAGCCGGCATTCATAATGGCCCCAGAAAAAAAGAGGATACCAATACTGTCGTCATTTCTGAAGCTGACATTGACGTTAGTGCTTTGCACTTTCTTGTTGCTCGGCCACAGGGTGATTGATTTCAGGTCAGAGTGATTTTcactgttaaaaagaaatgatGTCACAGAATGAGGCTGCGGGGAAATATATTTGCTTGCACTGTTTGTACATGCTTTTTCAGCCTGCACTGTATGCGGAAGCCCTATAAATCTCCCCCGAAGCGAGAGACCCAGCTGTACACAGGCAGTGCCAGAAACCCCAGTTACTCACTCCTGCCAGTGACCAAGGGTTGCCTTTCCACTTGCACTGCAAAACAGCCTCTCTGTGGCTTCCAGCAGGACCCAGGCTATCCCAGAGTGGGTTCATTATggtacattttaaattttttggaaaatgtttaaagaatGGTAATGGAAAGTGACAAGAAATGCTGTTCAGAGTAAAGTCCCAGTTCTTAGACTTTTAAATTAGCAATGAATCTTATTTCAAGTCCCTACCTCATGACTGCTGCGGGAATAAATGTATTGCAATGCATCATGGTTTTGTGTTACAATACAGTTTAGGAGACACAGCGTTTTAACTCCATCTTTCCAGTCTCCCTTGAAGACATTCTCTTTTACTACAGGTGACTGTAGAAGCAGGTCTTCAAGAAGACCTGTAGAAGATGATGAGCCTCTCCACAGACAGATCCTTGTGTGACAGGCTGCCTTGGGAGACATATGCCCTAGgtaggccagccctgtcccctttCTTAGCCCGTGCATCACCAGCAGACCAGCCTTGAAATATGACTGCAGATGAAGGACATTTAACGGTGTCTGAAAGATGCAGTGAGAGAGGTGGAGGAGGGCTTGCGGGGCAGTAGatatttctattttgaaaatTCAGGACCGCCATGTGAATGTGAATCATTTGTGATATAGTGCAGCTGGAGAGGAAACAGAGCTGTGTGCATACCTTCTGCTAGGGTCCGATGCTACCCTTTTGTTCTGGGATTTACGAGGTAGCGGAGTGATATTGCAGCAACTGCACTGCCGTCCATTTCCATATCTTCCTCCACCTTCCTCTCTCCTAGACCCCCTTCCTTGTCCCTGTTCCTCTGgtcctttctcccttccccagatCTAATACACCAT
This genomic interval from Calonectris borealis chromosome 1, bCalBor7.hap1.2, whole genome shotgun sequence contains the following:
- the LPAR5 gene encoding lysophosphatidic acid receptor 5, producing MSASNVSQTCKDYSFNHHLLLPGYILIFITGLMLNVMALWIFIHYLRLKSVVMIYMFNLAVSDLTFTLPLPLRLYYYSNHHWPFGNTPCQVSGSVFQINMYGSCLFLMCINLDRYVAIVHPLRWRHLRRPKVAKLLCLIVWVVIFMGSIPTAIVHKQNHCKEQNQTVYLCFESFSDDMWQNHLFPLVILAEILGFLLPLSSVTYCSIRIFQELCQNSQTKTLRQQKTIRLLLVNLVIFIICFVPYNTTLAVYGMIKAQVIKVERETQVSVRQVLIMTMLLASMNCTLDPLIYYFSTEGFRNTFKKLRRGQAWDSDTGMLKNQIVENKSTRDHAVSKVKQFPAGNFIRPNESLPSHPTAVFLNGPIEDSEI